The DNA sequence CGTTAACAGAGGGTGGAACGGCGGAAGTTGGGCGTCAATCCCTCGCGCAAGGGAAAATCTCAGGGCAGAGTGTGAAGTTCACGGATCGAGATGTGCTGGAGGTCCGGTATGGCACACGAACAGCCCCGTATGACGCACGATCAGGACGACGCATGGCTCGGGATCGATCTCGGCACCCAGAGCGTCCGGGTCCTGCTGGTCACGGGGGACGGCACCGTACTCGGCAGCGGCTCGGCGCCCCTCGGCGGGCGCCGGGACGGGGTGCGGCACGAGCAGGATCCGGGGGAGTGGTGGGACGCGGTGTGTACGGCGTCCCGGGCCGCGCTCGGTTCCCCGCGAGGGGTGCGGATCGGCGGGCTCGCGGTGTGCGGGACGTCCGGGACCGTGCTGCTGACGGACGGGGCGGGGCGGCCGACGAGCCCCGCGCTGATGTACGACGACGGGCGGGCGACGGTCCAGGGAGCGCGGGCGCGGATGGCGGGGCTCGCCGTGCAGGACACCTGGGCGCTGCCGAAGGCGCTGTGGCTGACCGAGACGTACGGGCAGGGGCGGGTCACCCATCAGCCGGACCTGGTCGTCTCCCTCCTCACCGGCGAGCCGCCCCCGGCCGACTCCAGCCACGCCCTGAAGACCGGCTACGACCTGGAGCGCGACGCCTGGCCGGCCATGCTGACCCGGCTGGGCCTGTCCGACGCGGTGATCCCGGACGTCGTACGCCCCGGCACCCCCCTCGGCGAGGTCTCCCCGACCGCCGCCGACGCCACCGGCATCCCCGCCGGAACCCCCGTCATCGCGGGGATGACCGACGGCTGCGCGGCCCAGATCGCCTCCGCCGCCCTGCGCCCCGGCTCCTGGAACTCCGTGCTCGGCACCACGCTGGTCCTCAAGGGCGCGTCCCCGACCCTGGTCCGGGACCCGACCGGAGTGGTCTACAACCACCGAGCCCCGGACGGGAGCTGGCTGCCCGGCGGGGCCTCCAGCGTGGGCGCGGGCGTGCTCACGGCGGCGTTCTCGGGCGCCGACCCGGCGGCCATGGACGCGCTGGCCGCCTCCTACGAGCCGTCCGGGGCGATCACGTACCCCCTCGTGTCACCCGGCGAACGGTTCCCGTTCCTGGCCCCGAAGGCCGTCGCGCTCGTCCTGGGCGAACCCGAGTCGGACGCCGACCTGTGGGCCGCGCTCCTCCAGGGCGTCGCCTTCACGGAACGCCTGTGCCTGGACTATCTGCACCACCTCGGCGCCCCCCTCGACGGCCCCCTCACCTTCACGGGCGGCGCCGCCCGCAGCCCGTACTGGAACCAGCTGCGCGCCGACATCCTGGGCCGCCCGGCCCGCGTACCGCAGCAGACGGAACCGGCCCTGGGAATGGCCGCGTTGGCGGCGTACGGAGCGGGAGCGGCACCCGGTCTGGCTCAGGCCGCGGAGGGCATGGTCCGCATCGGCAGGACCGTCGAACCCCGCCCCGACCGCACCGCCCGCTTCGCCGGGCCGTACGCGCGCCTGGTCGACGAACTGACCGCCCGAGGCTGGCTCCCGCCGCCGGTCGCGGCGCACGCACTGACGCGCCTGGACGCGGATACTTCGGCTTCATGAGCACGGGCAAGGGCGAGAGCAGAGGCAAGGGAACGGGCATGGGCATGAACATGGACCGGGGCACGAGTACGACGCTGTTGCTGGTCCGGCACGGGCAGACGGTCTGGCATGCCGAGAACCGCTACGCCGGGATCAGCGACGTGCCCCTCACCGACACGGGGCGCGCCCAGGCCGAGGCCCTCGGCCGCTGGGCCGCCGCCCACCCGGTCGACGCGATCTGGACCTCGCCCCTGTCCCGTGCCGCGGCCACCGCCGACCCCGCCTGCCGGGCCCTCGGCATCACCCCGCACCGCGAACCCGGCCTGCGCGAATGCGACTTCGGCGTGCTGGAGGGCCGTACGCTCGCTCAGTTCGCGGCCGAGGATCCCGAGGCGGCGGAGGCCTTCCGCGCCGATCCGGTGGCCCACCCGTTCCCGGATGCCGAGGACCCCGTCGCCGCCGCCGAGCGCGGTGCCGCCGCCCTGCGCCGCATCGCCGCCGCCCACCCCGGCGAACGGGTCCTCGTCGTCGCCCACAACACCCTGTTCCGGCTGGTGCTGTGCACGCTGCTGTCGATCCCGGCCGGGGAGTACCGCAGAGTGTTTCCGAGGTTGCGCAACGTGGCGATCAGCGAACTCCACATGAAAACCGACGGTTCCGCCGCACTTCTCTCCCTCAATGTGCCGTGCGAGCCGGACGTCCCGTAGGACCATGTGCCCATGACGGAGATCGACACCTCGGTACCGCACTCGGCCAGGATCTGGAACTACTGGCTGGGCGGCAAGGACAACTACCCCGTGGACGAGGCGGCCGGCGACGCCTACACCGCCGTGTACCCCGGCATCGTCACCATCGCCCGCAGCAGCCGCGCCTTCCTGGGCCGCAGCATCCGGTACCTGGTCACGGAGGCGGGCGTACGCCAGTTCCTCGACGTCGGCACGGGTCTGCCCACCGTCGACAACACCCACGAGGTCGCCCAGAGCCTCGCCCCCGAGTCGAGGATCGTCTACGTCGACAACGACCCGCTGGTCCTGGCCCACGCCCGCGCCCTGCTCACCTCGACGCCCGAGGGTGTGACGGCGTACGAGGACCTGAGCCTGTACGACCCGCAGAAGATCCTGGACGCGGCGTCCCGCACCCTCGACCTCTCCCGCCCCACGGCCCTGATCCTCAGCGGCATCCTCGGTCACGTCACCGACTACGAGCAGGCCCGCGGCATCGTCCGCGGCCTCCTGGCGGGCCTGCCCTCCGGCAGTTACCTCTCCCTCAACGAGGGCTCCCGGGGCACCGACCCGGACTACGAGCAGGCCCAGGACGCCTACAACGAGACCGGCGCCGTCCCGTACTTCCTGCGCCCGGTCGACCAGATCACCGCGTACTTCGAGGGTCTGGACCTGGTGGAGCCCGGCATCGTCTCCGTTCCGCTGTGGCACCCGGAGCCGGCCGGCGAGGAGCCGCGGCCGATCGGCCAGCACGGCGGACTGGGCCGCAAGCCCTGACGCCCTCCGGCGGCACGGGAAAACCCCCGCGAGTCAGGTCCTCGCGGGGGCTTCCTTCATTCCGCCTGCTTCGTGAAGGGTGAGAAGACGATCACGAGGCACGCCTTGTTGCAAGTAGCTTGCAACAACAAGCTAACAGCAAAAAGCCCCCGTGTGGATGACACGGGGGCTTCGATGCCGTCGGACTGCCGTCCGGGACGCGTCAGCTCTTGGCGCGCGCCTTCTGCCAAGCGAACCCGACGACCGCCAGGAACAGCGTCATGCCGCCCGTCGAGTACAGCTGCACGCGGGTGTCCGGCTCCCGGGCCATGAGGACGAAGATGGCCGCCATCCCGGCCAGCGCGACCCAGGTCAGGACCGGGAACGCCCACATCCGCACGACCAGCTTCTCCGGCGCCTCGCGCTCCATGCGGCTGCGCAGCCGCAGCTGGGAGACGGCGATGAAGATCCAGACGACCAGGATGACCGCGCCGATCATGTTCAGCAGCCAGGGGAAGACGTCGTCCGGCCGCCAGTAGCTCAGCACCACGCACACGAAGCCGAACACCGAGGATGCCAGGACGGCGATGCGCGGGACGCCGCCCGACGCCCGGCCCAGCTTCTTCGGTCCCTGCCCGCGCTGGACGAGCGAGTACGCGATGCGCGAGGAGCCGTAGATGTTGGCGTTCATGGCGCTCAGCAGGGCGACCAGGACCACGACGTTCATCAGCTGGCCGGCGCCGGGGATGCCGAGGTGGTCGAGGGTGGCGACGTACGGGCCCTTCTCGACGACCTCCTTGGAGTCCCAGGGGACGAGGGTGACGACGACCGCCATGGAGCCGATGTAGAAGAGGGCGATGCGCCACATCGCCGTGCGGACCGCGCTCGCGACGCCGCTGACCGGGTTCTCCGACTCGGCCGCGGCGATGGTGACCGTCTCCATGCCGCCATAGGCGAAGACTGATGCCAATAGGCCGATGATCAGGCCCTCGGTGCCGTTCGGGAGGAATCCGCCCTCACCGGTGAGGTGCGCGGTGCCCGGCGCGTCCGTGCCCGGCAGGACGCCCGCGATCGCCAGCCCGCCCAGCACCAGGAACAGCGCGATCGCGCCGACCTTCAGGGCCGCGAACCAGAACTCGAACTCGCCGAAGTTCTTCACGGCGGCGAGGTTCGCACCGCAGAAGACGACCATGAAGAGGGCCACCCAGGCCCACTCCGGGGTGCCCGGCAGCCAGCCCGACACGATCTTCGCGGCGCCGATGCCCTCCAGGCCGACGGCCGTGCACAGCAGCACCCAGAAGGCCCAGCCGACCGTGAAGCCGGCCCACGGGCCGATCGCCCGCTCGGCGTGCGCGGAGAAGGAGCCGGACGAGGGATACGCGGCCGACATCTCGCCGAGCATCCGCATCACCAGCATCACGAGGAGGCCGGAGAGGACGTACGCGATGACGATCGAGGGACCGGCGGCGGCGATACCGGCGCCGGACCCGACGAACAGGCCCGCTCCGATGACGCCGCCGAGGGCGATCATCGACAGGTGGCGCTGCTTGAGGCCGTGATTCAGTCCTGGGGAGACGTCGTCCGCCTTCGGGGGCGTCTCCGTGGTGCTGTTGGGCATGGGCGCGGCTCGTCCAATGCAGAAGGTGGGCAAAAACGCCCACAGTCTGGGCAGCCTCTCCGCTGACGAGGAGAGGCTGCCCACTATGCGGACACTTACCGCACCGACTGTGACAGGTCGGCTACGCAGCGACCGGCGTGTAGTGCGACGCGTCCCCCTCGATCGAGTAGCTCTCCTTGCCCTCGATGCCGACCGGCACGTCACCGGCCACCGTCACCCGGTGCAGGCGGCGCGGCAGACCGTCGTAGTTGTCGACGGCGTAGTGCTGGGTGATGCGGTTGTCGAAGACGACCAGCTGGTTCTCGGACCAGCGGTGGCGAAGGATGTTCTCCGGCCGGGTGACGTACGCCTGGAGCAGGTCGAGGATCCTGCGGGACTCGCCCGGCGAGAGGCCCACGAGGCGCTGGGCGAACCCGCCGATGAACAGGCCGCGCTCACCCGACAGCGGATGGACGCGGACGACCGGGTGGACCGTGCGGTACTTGATCGACGTGAACTCGGCGCGATTGGCGGCCTGCTGCTCGTCGACCTCCTCGTCCGGCACGGCGTAGTCGTAGTCGTTGGTGTGCTCCGCCCACAGGTTGTCGGCCAGGTTCCGCAGCGGCTCGGGCAGCTGCCGGTAGGCGGCCGCCGAGCTGGCGATCAGCGTCTCGCCGCCGTACGGCGGGATCGTGATGCTGCGCAGCGTGGTGGCCTGCGGCGGGTTGAGGACGAAGGTGACGTCGGTGTGCCAGTGGTTGGCGGCACGGCCGCGCTCGCTGTCGACGGGCAGGACGTTCGGGGTGGCGGCGACGGAGGAGACCGTCGGGTGGGCGGTGGTGACGTCGCCGAAGTGGCGGACGAAGGCCTGCTGGGTCTTGTCGTCGAGGTTCACGTCGTCGAAGACGAGCGCCTTGTGGGCGGTGAGGGCCTCCCGCAGGGCGGCGACCGTTTCCTGGCCGAGGGGCTGGGAGATGTCCACGCCCGAGACGCGGGCGCCGATGTTGGCGGTGACCTTCTGGATCTCGATGGACATGTGCGGTCCTTTCAGACGAGGGCGGGGGTGCCGGTTGCGGGGGTGCTGACGTACTGGTTGGCGGGGCGCGGGAGGCCGTAGCGCTCGCGCAGGGTCCGGCGCGGGCCGTACTCCGTGCGGAGCAGACCGCGGGCGCGCAGGATCGGGACGACATGGTCGACGAAGGCGTCGAGGCCGGAGGGCAGGACCGGCGGCATGATGTTGAAGCCGTCGGCGGCGCCCTGCGTGAACCAGGTCTCGATGGCGTCGGTGACCTGCTCCGGCGTCCCGGCGAAGGTGAGATGGCCGCGTCCGCCGCCGAGCCGCCCGATCAGCTGCCGCACGGTGAGCCGGTCGCGCCGGGCCAGTTCCACCACGAGCGTGTAGCGGCTCTTGGCGCCCTCGATGGCGTCCTCGGGCGGCAGATCGGAAGGGAGTTCGGAGTCCAACTCCAGCGTGCCGGGCGGCAGTTGCAGCAGACTCTCCAGGCGTCCCACCCCGTGCGTGTGCACGATGTGGTCCTCCAGGACCTGCTCGGCCGCCCGCGCCTCGGCCTCCGTCGAGCCGATCACCGGGACGATGCCGGGCAGCACCTTGATGTGCTCGGGGTCGCGGCCGGCCGCCTCCGTACGTGTCTTGAGGTCGGCGTAGAAGGCCCGCGCGTCCTCGATCGTCTGCTGCGCGGTGAACACCGCCTCCGCGTACCGGGCGGCGAAGCCCTTGCCGTCCTCGCTCGAACCGGCCTGCACGAGCAGCGGGTAACCCTGCGGTGTACGCGGCACGTTGAGGGCGCCCTGGACGCTGAAGTACGTCCCTGCGTGCCGGGGCGGATGGATCTTGTCGTCGTCGCCCCACACACCGGCCGCCTTGTCGGCGACGATCGCGTCGTCCTCCCAGCTGTCCCACAGCTTCAGGGCGACGTCCAGGAACTCGGCGGCGCGGGCGTACCGCTCGGCGTGCGCGGGCTCCGCGTCCAGCCCGAAGTTACGGGCGGCCTCCGCTCCCGCCGTGGTGACGATGTTCCAGCCCGCCCGGCCGCCGCTGATGATGTCGAGGGAGGCGAACTTGCGGGCCAGGTTGTAGGGGGAGTTGTAGGAGGTGGAGGCGGTGGCGACGAGCCCGACGTGCTCGGTGGCCGTCGCCAGCGCGGTGAGCAGCGTGAGCGGCTCCAGAGCGCCGGCGGGACGCTGGGCGAGGTTGTTCCACAGCTGCGGGCCGTCGGCGAGGAAGAGCGAGTCGAAGGTGCCGCGTTCGGCGACGCGGGCCAGGTTGACGTAGTGGGCCAGGGACACGTGCGCGTACGGGTCACTCTCGGGGAGCCGCCAGGAGGCTTCGTGGTGGCCGGTGTTCATGAGGAAGGCGTTGAGGTGGAGCTGTCTGGGCATGGAGGTCCCTTGATCTGGGCAGGGGAGGGATTCTGCGAGCGCCGGTCCAGGCATTTCAGCCCGTCTGGGGGAGTTTGAGGACGAGGCCCGTTCAGGGCCGAAGCGGGGGTTCGGGGGCGGCAGCCCCCGAGAGGCGGTCACGGGCAGCTGACGGTCATTTCAGTGGTCCTCCGTCACTCCGAGCGCGGCCAGCAACCGCTCCCGGTACTCCCCGAGCAACGGATCCCGGTACGACCGCGGATGCGGCCGGTCGATCGCGAGGTCGAGCCCGATACGCCCCCGCTCCAGCACGAGCACCCGGTCCGCGAGCACGATCGCCTCGTCCACGTCATGCGTGACCAGCAGCACCGAGGGCCGGTGCCGCTCCCACAGCTCCCTGAGCAGGGCATGCATCCTGATGCGGGTCAGCGCGTCCAGCGCCCCGAACGGCTCGTCGGCCAGCAGGAGTTCGGGCTCACGGACGAGTGAGCGGGCCAGTGCCGCGCGCTGCTGCTCGCCGCCGGACAGCTCGTTGGGCCAGGCGCCCTCGCGGCCTTTCAGCCCGACCTCGGCGAGGGCCTCGCGGCCCTTCTGCTCCGCCTCCCTGCCCTCGAGCCCGAGGAGCACGTTGGCGAGGACGCGACGCCAGGGCAGTAGCCGGGAGTCCTGGAAGACGACCGACACCCGGTCCGGGGCGGTGAGCTGTCCGCTGCCGGTGACCTCGTGGTCGAGACCGGCGACCGCTCGCAGCAGGGTGCTCTTGCCGGAGCCGCTGTGCCCCAGCAGGGCCACGAACTGGCCGGCGGGAATGTCCAGGTCGATGCCGTCGAGCACGACACGCTGGTCGAACGAGCGTGTCAGCGCGCGGAGCTGGACGGCGGGACGGGTCAGCTGCTCAGTGTGCGGCGCCACGACAGCACCCTCCGTTCGACGATGCGGACCGTGCTGTCCGAGGCGAGGCCGAAGATGCCGTAGACGACCAGGCCGACGAGGATGACGTCCGACTGGCCGTAGTTCGTGGCCTGGAACATCATGTAGCCGAGGCCACTGGTGGCGTTGATCTGCTCCAGGACCACCAGGCCCAGCCAGGAGCCGGTCACGCCGAGCCGGAGTCCCACGAAGAACCCGGGCAGCGCACCGGGGATGACGATCTCCCGGATGAAGCGCAGCTTCGACAGGCCCTGCACCTCGGCGAGCTCGACGAACCGGTTGTCGATGCCGGACAGGGCGGCATGCGTGTTGAGGTAGATCGGGATGTAGACGACGATCGCGATGATGGCGATCTTGAAGGTCTCGCCGATGCCCAGCCAGAGGATGAACAGCGGGATCAGACCGAGGGTCGGGATGGCCCGGTTGAGGTTGACCGTGCCGTCGATCAGGGCCTCCCCGGTGCGGGTGAGCCCGGAGGCCAGGGCCAGCACGACGCCGGCGGTCAGACCGATCGCGAAGCCGGACGCGGCCCGCTGCAACGAGGTGAGGATGTCGGTGATCAGGGTCCCGTCGGTCCACAGCTGGGCGCCGGTCTCCACCACCGTCCAGGGCGCGGGAATCGCGGCGGGGTCGAGCGCCTCGGCTGCGGACGCGACGGCCCACAGGACGAGCACCAGCAGGGGCCCGGCGAGCCGGGCGGCGGGAAGGCGTTTGCCGGGTGCGAGCCCGCGGCGGCGTTTACGGGGCCGCTCGTCGGCGTCGGTGGCGACGGCGGCGGCCTTGTGCAGGGTGGTCGTGGTCATGGCGGTCACTTCCGGTACTCGGCCGGTACGGACTTCGCGGCGATGCCCTCGAAGCGATGGTCGAAGAGCTCGCTGACGTCGAACTTCTTCACGAACCCGCCCTCCGCGAGCAGATCCGCGGTCTCCTGCTCCCACTTGATGGCCTCGTCCCAGTTCGGCGGGAAATGCGGCTTGTTGGCGAGCTCGGTTATCGCCTCGGCCTGAGGCAGGGTCAGATTCTGTGTCTTGACGTAGAACTCGCGGTTCCAGACGTCGGGGTGCTCGTACGTCCACACCTGGCCCTTGGCCCAGTACGGGATGTACGCGGCGATCGCGGCGGCCTTCGCGGAGTCGTTCAGCACGGAGACCGGCGCCCACAGCAGGCTGAGCAGGTCCACGACGTCGGTGGTGACGATGCGGGCGCCCTTGCCCTCGTACTGCTTCAGATAGGCGGGCGCCTGACTGTTGGCGAGCGGGGCGATGTCGACCTGCCCGGACTGCAGGGCCGTGAGGAACTGGTTGCTGGTCAGCGGGACCAGCTCCACGTCGTCGTACTTCAGCCCCGCCTTCTTCAGGGCGCGCAACAGGACGACGCCCT is a window from the Streptomyces sp. NBC_00299 genome containing:
- a CDS encoding ABC transporter permease, which produces MTTTTLHKAAAVATDADERPRKRRRGLAPGKRLPAARLAGPLLVLVLWAVASAAEALDPAAIPAPWTVVETGAQLWTDGTLITDILTSLQRAASGFAIGLTAGVVLALASGLTRTGEALIDGTVNLNRAIPTLGLIPLFILWLGIGETFKIAIIAIVVYIPIYLNTHAALSGIDNRFVELAEVQGLSKLRFIREIVIPGALPGFFVGLRLGVTGSWLGLVVLEQINATSGLGYMMFQATNYGQSDVILVGLVVYGIFGLASDSTVRIVERRVLSWRRTLSS
- a CDS encoding ABC transporter ATP-binding protein, producing the protein MAPHTEQLTRPAVQLRALTRSFDQRVVLDGIDLDIPAGQFVALLGHSGSGKSTLLRAVAGLDHEVTGSGQLTAPDRVSVVFQDSRLLPWRRVLANVLLGLEGREAEQKGREALAEVGLKGREGAWPNELSGGEQQRAALARSLVREPELLLADEPFGALDALTRIRMHALLRELWERHRPSVLLVTHDVDEAIVLADRVLVLERGRIGLDLAIDRPHPRSYRDPLLGEYRERLLAALGVTEDH
- a CDS encoding ABC transporter substrate-binding protein, whose protein sequence is MSSSPVPGVDRRFFLTSLLGAAAGVAGLSGCADGSAAAADKGASTAPLAKNVPAGTSLKIASYQNTQQLQFRLAKLGDPPFKVSNWLNIGAGPDVINAFRAKSLDLANNAGIPPIQAYYQGFDAKIVAINITRKPNYLFATKPGSDIRSVDDFKGRRLAFSQGQAQGVVLLRALKKAGLKYDDVELVPLTSNQFLTALQSGQVDIAPLANSQAPAYLKQYEGKGARIVTTDVVDLLSLLWAPVSVLNDSAKAAAIAAYIPYWAKGQVWTYEHPDVWNREFYVKTQNLTLPQAEAITELANKPHFPPNWDEAIKWEQETADLLAEGGFVKKFDVSELFDHRFEGIAAKSVPAEYRK
- a CDS encoding FGGY-family carbohydrate kinase, producing MAHEQPRMTHDQDDAWLGIDLGTQSVRVLLVTGDGTVLGSGSAPLGGRRDGVRHEQDPGEWWDAVCTASRAALGSPRGVRIGGLAVCGTSGTVLLTDGAGRPTSPALMYDDGRATVQGARARMAGLAVQDTWALPKALWLTETYGQGRVTHQPDLVVSLLTGEPPPADSSHALKTGYDLERDAWPAMLTRLGLSDAVIPDVVRPGTPLGEVSPTAADATGIPAGTPVIAGMTDGCAAQIASAALRPGSWNSVLGTTLVLKGASPTLVRDPTGVVYNHRAPDGSWLPGGASSVGAGVLTAAFSGADPAAMDALAASYEPSGAITYPLVSPGERFPFLAPKAVALVLGEPESDADLWAALLQGVAFTERLCLDYLHHLGAPLDGPLTFTGGAARSPYWNQLRADILGRPARVPQQTEPALGMAALAAYGAGAAPGLAQAAEGMVRIGRTVEPRPDRTARFAGPYARLVDELTARGWLPPPVAAHALTRLDADTSAS
- a CDS encoding TauD/TfdA dioxygenase family protein yields the protein MSIEIQKVTANIGARVSGVDISQPLGQETVAALREALTAHKALVFDDVNLDDKTQQAFVRHFGDVTTAHPTVSSVAATPNVLPVDSERGRAANHWHTDVTFVLNPPQATTLRSITIPPYGGETLIASSAAAYRQLPEPLRNLADNLWAEHTNDYDYAVPDEEVDEQQAANRAEFTSIKYRTVHPVVRVHPLSGERGLFIGGFAQRLVGLSPGESRRILDLLQAYVTRPENILRHRWSENQLVVFDNRITQHYAVDNYDGLPRRLHRVTVAGDVPVGIEGKESYSIEGDASHYTPVAA
- a CDS encoding amino acid permease, giving the protein MPNSTTETPPKADDVSPGLNHGLKQRHLSMIALGGVIGAGLFVGSGAGIAAAGPSIVIAYVLSGLLVMLVMRMLGEMSAAYPSSGSFSAHAERAIGPWAGFTVGWAFWVLLCTAVGLEGIGAAKIVSGWLPGTPEWAWVALFMVVFCGANLAAVKNFGEFEFWFAALKVGAIALFLVLGGLAIAGVLPGTDAPGTAHLTGEGGFLPNGTEGLIIGLLASVFAYGGMETVTIAAAESENPVSGVASAVRTAMWRIALFYIGSMAVVVTLVPWDSKEVVEKGPYVATLDHLGIPGAGQLMNVVVLVALLSAMNANIYGSSRIAYSLVQRGQGPKKLGRASGGVPRIAVLASSVFGFVCVVLSYWRPDDVFPWLLNMIGAVILVVWIFIAVSQLRLRSRMEREAPEKLVVRMWAFPVLTWVALAGMAAIFVLMAREPDTRVQLYSTGGMTLFLAVVGFAWQKARAKS
- a CDS encoding histidine phosphatase family protein; amino-acid sequence: MDRGTSTTLLLVRHGQTVWHAENRYAGISDVPLTDTGRAQAEALGRWAAAHPVDAIWTSPLSRAAATADPACRALGITPHREPGLRECDFGVLEGRTLAQFAAEDPEAAEAFRADPVAHPFPDAEDPVAAAERGAAALRRIAAAHPGERVLVVAHNTLFRLVLCTLLSIPAGEYRRVFPRLRNVAISELHMKTDGSAALLSLNVPCEPDVP
- a CDS encoding LLM class flavin-dependent oxidoreductase, coding for MPRQLHLNAFLMNTGHHEASWRLPESDPYAHVSLAHYVNLARVAERGTFDSLFLADGPQLWNNLAQRPAGALEPLTLLTALATATEHVGLVATASTSYNSPYNLARKFASLDIISGGRAGWNIVTTAGAEAARNFGLDAEPAHAERYARAAEFLDVALKLWDSWEDDAIVADKAAGVWGDDDKIHPPRHAGTYFSVQGALNVPRTPQGYPLLVQAGSSEDGKGFAARYAEAVFTAQQTIEDARAFYADLKTRTEAAGRDPEHIKVLPGIVPVIGSTEAEARAAEQVLEDHIVHTHGVGRLESLLQLPPGTLELDSELPSDLPPEDAIEGAKSRYTLVVELARRDRLTVRQLIGRLGGGRGHLTFAGTPEQVTDAIETWFTQGAADGFNIMPPVLPSGLDAFVDHVVPILRARGLLRTEYGPRRTLRERYGLPRPANQYVSTPATGTPALV
- a CDS encoding SAM-dependent methyltransferase; amino-acid sequence: MTEIDTSVPHSARIWNYWLGGKDNYPVDEAAGDAYTAVYPGIVTIARSSRAFLGRSIRYLVTEAGVRQFLDVGTGLPTVDNTHEVAQSLAPESRIVYVDNDPLVLAHARALLTSTPEGVTAYEDLSLYDPQKILDAASRTLDLSRPTALILSGILGHVTDYEQARGIVRGLLAGLPSGSYLSLNEGSRGTDPDYEQAQDAYNETGAVPYFLRPVDQITAYFEGLDLVEPGIVSVPLWHPEPAGEEPRPIGQHGGLGRKP